Part of the Planococcus plakortidis genome is shown below.
AGCGCTTCTTCGAATAGCCACGCGACATCCGCTTCACGGCTGACATCCATCGTAACCGCAATGGCGTTCGGGCCGAGTTCGCTCGCAAGCGCTTCGATCAAGCCGGTGCGCCGTGCCGCCAGGACCAGATTCGCGCCATCCTTCGCCAATTGGCGCGCCACTTCTTTGCCGAGCCCGCTGGAGGCGCCGGTGATGACGATTGTCTTGCCGCGCCGTGATTTTTCCTGTACCATGCCGCCCCCCTCCTTTCGTCACTGTTCTTCTTGTTGTTCAAAGCGTTCCCGCAAATCCCCTGTCACCGCATGGCCCTCTTCCACCGGCTCGTGCAGGCTGCCGGAAGTCAGTTCCGCTGCCGGCGCCGATTCAATCATTTCCTTAAGTTCTTCGCCACTGAGGCCTTTCGCGAATGATGGCAGGAACTGCCCGAGAAAGGCTGCGGCTTTTCCCTTGCCGCCGACTTCCACATTCTTTTTCGGCTCCTCGATCAACTCGAGAATGGCATCGATCACCTTGGCCGGATCGTCCGGCGGCCCGACCAGTATTTCATGCCCGGAGTAATTGGCTGCATGTTCTGTCCACGGCGTGTCGGTGACCCATGGGTCGATTGAACAGACATGGATATCGGGGTAGTCTTCCAGCCGGAGTTCCTCGTACAAACCGTTCGATAATCCGCTGACGCCGAATTTACTGCCGGTATAGGCAGCCCCGTAAGGCATCGGGATCTTGCTCGCAAATGACGAGACATTGATCAAGATGCCGGACTGCTGCTGTTTGAATCGGCGCAACGCAAAATGGCTGCCATACATGGTGCCGAGCAGATTCACTTCCACCGTCCGGTTCAAATCACGCAGCGGTGTATCGATAAAGGGGCCGTAGACGCCGATTCCTGCGTTGTTGATCCACACGTCGATGCGCCCGAAATTATTCACCGCCGCCCTGTGCAAACTTTCCACATCCTTCACCTGGCTGACATCAGCTGTCACCGGGATGACCAATGGCCCGAGCGAGTCCGCGAGCTCTTCGATGAGCCGTGTCCTGCGGGCAGCAATGACCAATTTCGCTTGTTCACCCGCCAAACGTTCCGCCAGCCCGCGGCCGATTCCGCTTGACGCTCCTGTAATGACCACGACTTTGCCTTGATTCGAATGCCTTGCCCCCACAGCGCTCGCCTCCTTCTTAAAAAAGCGCAGAATTTTGTATTAATTTACCCTTTTTAAACATCCAAGAAACGCTTCATGCCGCCAGTTGAAAAGAACAGTTCTAAAGGTTTACTTGGGTTTCCCCTTCCCCGCCCAAACGCCTACGCAAGGGGAGTGTTCCTCGTTTTTGTATAGAAAAAGAGCGGCACCGGTAAAAGGGCCGCTCTTTCTAAACATCATGCGGAAACGCATTTATGCTTCGGGATCGATCGCTGCGCTCAGGACGATTTCTCCCTGCGGCGCCGTATTTCCGCGGTTCGGTTCCAATGTCACCGCGATGGTATCCCATCCTTCTGTATCTTCATCGAGACTGAAGAAGACCGCACCTTCATTTTCCTGGCTTGGCGTGAATGCGCCGGCCGGAATCGGCTGGCCGTCTTTCAATAGCCATACTTGATAGACTTGGTCTCCGCTCGTCGGTTCGAGCTGATTTGCCTGAACCAAGAGATTCAATGCCCCTTCTTCATGGACCAGGGCAGCTGTACCGGTTCCTTCAAATGCTTCGCTTGCCTGCAAATCCACTGTTTCAAAAGCGACTTCAGGCGCTGCCGGCGCGTCCGGGCGGTCATTCAATTCATAGAACGCATACGCGTTCCCGAGCAGCGACACAAGCAGCGCCGCCGCGACGAGCGGTGTCCACTTCGATGTTCTGAATCCGCGCTTTGCCATGGTGGCAGGAGGCGCCGGTCTATCGCGTGTTGGCCGCTCTTCTGCCAAAGGTGCCGGTTGCTCCTCCTCGTCGAAGACCGCATCCAAAATACGGGCTTTCATGCCGGCATCCGGTTCAACCGGTTCTGCAAGATAAGGGAGTTCGCCTGTCGCGTCAACGATTTCACGACATTCCGGACATTCCGCTAAATGTGCTTCAAATTGCTTTCGTTCTTCTTCATTCAATGTGCCGTTCAGGTAATCGATCAAGTGGTCACAATTCGCGTTTGTCATCCGGAATTCCCCCTTCCTGCACCAGTTGCAAGGATGTCTTCAATTTCTTTAATGCCAAGCGGATCCTGCTCTTGACGGTACCGAGCGGAATGCCGCATTGTTCGGCAATCGTTTCATGCGTATAACCCTTGAAATAAAATAGCTGCACCATTTTTTGCTGTTCCTCCGATAAATGCCGGACGGCTTGATGGATCTGTTCGCTCTTCTCTTGCCATTCGGCCGTTTCTTCAACCGAAGAATCGGTACTTTCCACTTCCGCGATGTCATCCAGCGGAACGGAAGGTTTTTTCTGTTTGCGGATCAAATCCACTGCCGCATTGCGCGACATCGTCACCAGCCAGGCAACGAACTTTCCTTTACTCTCGTCATAACTGCCAACTCCGCGCCACACTTTAACGAATACTTCCTGCAATGCTTCCTCTGCCAAACCACGGTCTCCCGTCATTTTGCATAAATAGGAAAACAGCATTTTTTCGTAGCGGTCGTACAATTCCTCGAGCGCGGCCTTATCTTTACCCCTGACGCGCTCGTACAGCAATGCGTCTGAATTTTTTTCCATGCCGTGTCCCCTTTGTTACAGATTTCGTATACCTAGCTTACTATATTCCGCGGCATTTCGCTTAATTGACTCTGTTTGCTTGTTACTTATTCAACGCAGCATAAACGGATATAGTTCACTTTTTCTTTACTATATCTTCCCTTTTCGCCGCTAAATGTGTCTAAAAAAGGGCAATTGCTAATTTTTCATTTCCACCAAAAAAACTTCCTTTCCAGTGATCTAAATTACTATTTTTTTCGTTATTACAATATATGGACTATAATAATCGAATCTATGCTTCAGGAATTCAGCATCAATTCAAGCACTGTGATCCGCTTGCATGCTATTACTTATGAATAAAGCCATCAATTACAGGACCACGAAAGGTGGATGTGCAGATGAGACAATATTTAATCATGGGATTGGCCACAGCCCTTTGTATCACCTTATTTTTCATTTTAGATCCGCTGAATGGAAACAATCCCGCAAAACCCGAACCCAAACAACAAGAGACGGCGCAGGCCACAGCCAAACCGGCTGAACAGAAAACGCCGAGCGAGCGCTTGGATACGCAGTACAAAGACAAGATCGCCGAATTCCCGGTGCGCCCAGCACAGCAGGAAAAGCTTTCTGAACTGCGCCAAGAGCGGCTGGACAATCTCCAGGGCATGAAGCCTGTACGCATTTCAATTCCTTCCATCGGCGTCGATGCGGCGATTGAAGAAACCGGCGTCTTGGACAACGGCGAGATGGGCGTGCCGGAAGACGTCGACCAAGTCGGTTGGTTCGAACCGGGCTTTCAAGCCGGCGCAGAAGGAAACGCTGTGCTGGCAGGGCACGTCGACAGCCTCACCGGCCCCGCCGTCTTTTATGAACTGGACCAGCTGGAAAAAGGCGATCAATTCACGCTGGCGGATGCAGATGGGCGCGAGATGGTGTTCGAAGTCCGCGGCACCTCGAGTTACATCACGGACGAAGCGCCCGTCGAAGAAATCTTCGGCCGCTCGGACCAGCGCATGGTCAACTTGATCACCTGTACTGGCGACTTTAACCGCGATATCGGCTCACACGAAGAACGCCTCGTCGTCTCAGCTGAACTCATCTCCGATTCCGCAATGAAAGAACAGGCACCCGATGCACCCGACAATCTGAAACTTACGGCCACCGCCTTATCCTGGCACGCCGTACGCGACGATGCAGTCATCGGCTACCGCGTCTACGAAGAAGACCTCGAGAGCGGCGAATCCGAACAAATCGCCACCGTTTCCTTATTCGAACGCAAAAGCATCCCGCTTAAAGCCGACGAATCGAAGCGCTATTACGTCGTAGCCGTCAACGTCGATTTGAAAGAATCCAAGAAAGCCTATATACCTGAAGAATAACGAATCCCCTTGTCCGGTCATGCCGGGCAGGGGATTTTTTTATGTAAGACAGGAAGTGTGAAAGTGAATAAAAGAATTATAGGAAAAGCTCTCGCTTT
Proteins encoded:
- a CDS encoding class F sortase, with translation MRQYLIMGLATALCITLFFILDPLNGNNPAKPEPKQQETAQATAKPAEQKTPSERLDTQYKDKIAEFPVRPAQQEKLSELRQERLDNLQGMKPVRISIPSIGVDAAIEETGVLDNGEMGVPEDVDQVGWFEPGFQAGAEGNAVLAGHVDSLTGPAVFYELDQLEKGDQFTLADADGREMVFEVRGTSSYITDEAPVEEIFGRSDQRMVNLITCTGDFNRDIGSHEERLVVSAELISDSAMKEQAPDAPDNLKLTATALSWHAVRDDAVIGYRVYEEDLESGESEQIATVSLFERKSIPLKADESKRYYVVAVNVDLKESKKAYIPEE
- a CDS encoding anti-sigma factor; amino-acid sequence: MTNANCDHLIDYLNGTLNEEERKQFEAHLAECPECREIVDATGELPYLAEPVEPDAGMKARILDAVFDEEEQPAPLAEERPTRDRPAPPATMAKRGFRTSKWTPLVAAALLVSLLGNAYAFYELNDRPDAPAAPEVAFETVDLQASEAFEGTGTAALVHEEGALNLLVQANQLEPTSGDQVYQVWLLKDGQPIPAGAFTPSQENEGAVFFSLDEDTEGWDTIAVTLEPNRGNTAPQGEIVLSAAIDPEA
- a CDS encoding SDR family NAD(P)-dependent oxidoreductase gives rise to the protein MGARHSNQGKVVVITGASSGIGRGLAERLAGEQAKLVIAARRTRLIEELADSLGPLVIPVTADVSQVKDVESLHRAAVNNFGRIDVWINNAGIGVYGPFIDTPLRDLNRTVEVNLLGTMYGSHFALRRFKQQQSGILINVSSFASKIPMPYGAAYTGSKFGVSGLSNGLYEELRLEDYPDIHVCSIDPWVTDTPWTEHAANYSGHEILVGPPDDPAKVIDAILELIEEPKKNVEVGGKGKAAAFLGQFLPSFAKGLSGEELKEMIESAPAAELTSGSLHEPVEEGHAVTGDLRERFEQQEEQ
- a CDS encoding RNA polymerase sigma factor, producing the protein MEKNSDALLYERVRGKDKAALEELYDRYEKMLFSYLCKMTGDRGLAEEALQEVFVKVWRGVGSYDESKGKFVAWLVTMSRNAAVDLIRKQKKPSVPLDDIAEVESTDSSVEETAEWQEKSEQIHQAVRHLSEEQQKMVQLFYFKGYTHETIAEQCGIPLGTVKSRIRLALKKLKTSLQLVQEGGIPDDKREL